From Candidatus Hydrogenedentota bacterium, the proteins below share one genomic window:
- the aroD gene encoding type I 3-dehydroquinate dehydratase translates to MLRLGDVTLGSIPRVVVCLRDNTPQATLDGLVRAGVDAVELRIDEFTGRSPAYVTGQVKRVKGLPVIATIRASREGGAWDQDDMARLHLYRRVAPCVQAIDVEISSSDIAAEVFQMASRSGILSIGSYHDFARTPGARTLKERARQARNMGADIVKVATFCTGTEDVRRLALFTAAEPHPVVSMGMGPYGGLTRILLPALGSALIYAACGRPTAPGQLSFADTIAYLKEFYPEYNRDRPDARPRREKRED, encoded by the coding sequence ATGCTGCGGTTAGGCGATGTAACGCTGGGTTCCATCCCGCGCGTTGTGGTGTGTTTGCGCGACAACACGCCACAGGCGACGCTCGACGGCCTTGTCCGGGCGGGCGTGGACGCCGTGGAATTGCGCATTGACGAGTTTACAGGCCGGTCGCCGGCGTATGTGACCGGGCAGGTGAAACGGGTCAAGGGCCTGCCGGTTATAGCCACGATTCGGGCCAGCCGCGAGGGCGGCGCTTGGGACCAAGACGACATGGCGCGTCTCCACCTGTACCGCCGCGTTGCGCCTTGCGTACAGGCTATTGATGTGGAGATTTCATCGTCGGACATCGCCGCCGAAGTGTTCCAGATGGCGTCGCGCTCGGGCATCTTGTCCATCGGTTCCTATCACGACTTCGCCAGGACACCCGGCGCGCGCACACTCAAGGAGCGCGCCCGGCAGGCGCGAAACATGGGTGCGGATATCGTGAAGGTCGCCACTTTCTGCACCGGGACGGAGGACGTGCGCAGGCTGGCCCTGTTCACCGCGGCGGAACCGCACCCCGTGGTCAGCATGGGCATGGGCCCGTACGGCGGCCTCACGCGTATCCTCCTGCCGGCGCTCGGCTCCGCGCTGATCTACGCGGCCTGCGGGCGCCCGACCGCGCCGGGGCAGTTGTCCTTTGCGGACACGATAGCGTATCTTAAGGAGTTCTACCCCGAATATAATCGGGATAGGCCGGATGCAAGGCCCCGTCGCGAAAAGAGGGAGGATTAA
- a CDS encoding MBL fold metallo-hydrolase: MSGSPSITFTVLGGGGEVGATCYRVSVDGRQILLDCGTHPKKEGPEALPALELLRRPPDALVVSHAHVDHIGAIPCLLREFPLTKVLATQPTVRIMDRMLHNSVAVMETLVREKGMPECPLYDHGDVHYAMRCTKAFPMDTPIDLALDPPVQASFHHAGHVLGSGSILLRMPGHTLLYTADICECDQELMGGHNLLDCQFEVDTLVIESTRGAADESRVKTYCEEVNRLAHALDEVLRRGGCALLPCFALGRTQEILNIVSRLQEEGRIPSVPIYASGLGRAVYEIYDHFGHFLRRDACLRPLDLFDRVGNVWDPARIDQLLNHPCIIVATSGMMVETTPSAMIAREMVQETRHGVFFVGYLDHETLGYRLSHSKPGDVVRFAWGYPPVELALDNIRRFDFSAHAPRWALQNVIEHVHPRNVIFVHGDPEAIAWMHENTNNGCTRYAPGVGDSVELEV; the protein is encoded by the coding sequence ATGAGTGGAAGTCCTTCTATCACGTTCACAGTCCTGGGCGGCGGCGGCGAAGTGGGGGCCACGTGTTACCGGGTTTCCGTTGACGGGCGCCAGATCCTCCTGGATTGCGGCACCCATCCGAAAAAGGAAGGCCCGGAAGCCCTGCCTGCATTGGAACTGCTGCGTCGTCCGCCGGACGCCTTGGTTGTGTCGCACGCGCACGTCGACCACATCGGCGCAATCCCCTGCCTGCTGCGGGAGTTCCCGCTGACGAAAGTCCTCGCCACGCAGCCGACCGTCCGGATTATGGACCGGATGCTGCACAACAGCGTGGCGGTCATGGAGACGCTGGTTCGCGAGAAAGGCATGCCCGAGTGCCCGCTTTACGACCATGGCGATGTGCATTACGCCATGCGCTGCACCAAGGCATTCCCGATGGACACGCCCATCGACCTCGCGCTGGACCCGCCGGTACAGGCGAGTTTTCATCACGCGGGACACGTGCTCGGCAGCGGCAGTATCCTGTTGCGCATGCCGGGCCACACGCTCCTCTACACCGCGGACATCTGTGAATGCGACCAGGAACTGATGGGCGGTCACAACCTGCTCGACTGTCAATTCGAAGTGGACACGCTGGTCATCGAGAGCACGCGCGGCGCGGCGGACGAGTCGCGCGTCAAGACCTATTGCGAAGAGGTGAACCGTCTGGCCCACGCGCTGGATGAAGTATTGCGGCGCGGCGGTTGCGCGCTGTTGCCGTGTTTCGCTTTGGGCCGCACGCAGGAAATCCTGAATATCGTTTCCCGGCTCCAGGAAGAGGGCCGCATTCCGAGCGTGCCGATTTACGCTTCCGGCCTGGGCCGGGCCGTATATGAGATATACGATCACTTCGGCCATTTCCTGCGGCGCGACGCCTGTCTGCGCCCGCTGGACCTCTTCGACCGCGTGGGCAACGTTTGGGACCCGGCGCGCATCGACCAGTTGCTGAATCATCCCTGCATCATCGTGGCCACTTCGGGCATGATGGTCGAGACTACCCCGTCCGCCATGATCGCGCGCGAGATGGTGCAGGAAACGCGGCATGGCGTCTTTTTCGTCGGCTACCTCGACCATGAGACCCTGGGTTACAGGCTTTCGCATTCAAAGCCAGGAGATGTCGTCCGCTTTGCGTGGGGATATCCGCCCGTGGAGCTGGCGCTCGACAATATCCGGCGTTTCGACTTCAGCGCGCACGCGCCGCGCTGGGCGCTGCAGAACGTCATCGAGCACGTCCACCCGCGCAACGTTATCTTCGTGCATGGAGACCCCGAGGCCATCGCGTGGATGCACGAAAACACGAACAACGGCTGCACCAGGTATGCGCCCGGGGTGGGCGATTCCGTGGAACTCGAGGTCTAG
- a CDS encoding lysophospholipid acyltransferase family protein, with the protein MAHGGLRLGRHITAWVSILFGYFTRLLPLPAARALSAALAEVAFRLVPRMRRAGLANLDLAYGDTLNRSEKLRILRGAVHNALRVAVELSRLPTLRGDGWRRYIDVAGIEHIDPNRGALLVGGHLGNWEWIPGILTAHGFRLMVVVRSFDAPELDRYVDALRCSVGIRTIPKNHAARHIETLLAQNWLIGMLIDQSPRESALPVTFFGQPCWATIGPAIVALRTRAPIHPAGMWRKPDGRYHVQFYPSIPYEVTGNAQQDLLAVTQRCQDAVERMVRDHPEQWLWLHRRWKQRPRLSAEWAARQKGA; encoded by the coding sequence ATGGCGCACGGGGGCTTGCGCCTGGGACGGCATATTACGGCATGGGTTTCGATTCTGTTCGGCTATTTTACCCGGCTGTTGCCTTTGCCGGCCGCGCGAGCGCTAAGCGCCGCGCTCGCGGAGGTCGCTTTCCGCCTAGTGCCCCGTATGCGGCGCGCCGGTCTCGCCAATCTGGACCTGGCTTATGGCGACACCCTCAACCGGAGCGAAAAGCTGCGAATACTTCGCGGCGCCGTGCACAACGCCCTGCGCGTTGCGGTCGAGCTGTCGCGCCTCCCAACGTTGCGCGGCGATGGCTGGCGCCGCTATATCGACGTGGCCGGCATCGAGCACATCGATCCGAACCGCGGCGCGCTGTTGGTCGGCGGGCACCTGGGTAACTGGGAATGGATACCGGGTATTCTGACGGCGCATGGTTTCCGGCTCATGGTCGTGGTGCGCTCTTTTGACGCGCCCGAATTGGACCGTTATGTCGACGCGCTCCGCTGCAGCGTGGGTATCAGGACCATTCCCAAGAATCACGCCGCGCGCCACATAGAGACGCTGCTCGCGCAGAACTGGCTGATTGGGATGCTCATCGACCAGAGCCCGCGCGAGAGCGCGCTGCCCGTCACCTTCTTCGGGCAACCGTGCTGGGCAACCATCGGCCCGGCAATCGTCGCGCTGCGCACCCGCGCTCCGATTCATCCCGCAGGCATGTGGCGCAAACCGGATGGACGCTACCACGTGCAATTCTACCCGAGCATCCCGTATGAAGTGACCGGCAATGCCCAGCAAGACCTCCTCGCAGTCACCCAGCGGTGCCAGGACGCGGTCGAACGGATGGTGCGCGACCATCCCGAGCAATGGCTTTGGCTCCACCGGCGCTGGAAACAGCGGCCGCGCTTGAGCGCCGAATGGGCGGCCCGCCAGAAAGGCGCATAG